One region of Prochlorococcus marinus str. GP2 genomic DNA includes:
- a CDS encoding D-alanyl-D-alanine carboxypeptidase yields MIKKIYSFFLIVLVLVTSPFLIRYLLTNQKINILNSIYFNFPGIITKNKKCPTYDALLNQTLDDSFSVSIINNNGTIISSYNDEVPRLPASNQKLFSSAYVLSKYKLNKNLKTFLLKKNKNNYYLLGQGDPDLNYEDIIKLISNIKANKNINFNIVEIDSKLNWPSGWTNTDKLYEYGSPITSLAIESNHNKYEDIYALKNFIKNYLKSKFPNSKVNIDFLDSEKTFYLKDITEISKIYSTPILSLLTLTNSESHNFTAESLFKNASNTWNDNDYIKLKRWLENKGLPVTNAYFADASGLSRKNRITTKLVVLFLNKMRYSNNFQAYQSTLSITGVRGTLAKRFVNSELSGKFFGKTGTLSNVFALSGFLYKNEKPIIISIIQNSNKIDKEKAFKLLRDLYYLKSC; encoded by the coding sequence GTGATAAAAAAAATTTATTCATTTTTCTTAATTGTTCTTGTATTAGTAACATCTCCATTCTTAATAAGATATTTACTAACAAATCAGAAAATAAATATTTTAAATAGTATTTATTTTAATTTCCCTGGAATAATTACTAAAAATAAAAAATGTCCTACTTATGATGCTTTATTGAATCAAACGCTAGATGATTCTTTTAGTGTATCAATTATCAATAATAACGGAACAATAATTAGTTCCTATAATGATGAAGTTCCAAGATTACCAGCATCAAATCAAAAATTATTCTCATCAGCTTATGTTTTAAGTAAGTATAAATTAAATAAAAATTTAAAGACCTTTTTATTAAAAAAAAATAAAAACAATTATTATTTGCTCGGTCAAGGGGATCCAGATCTGAACTATGAAGATATAATCAAACTAATTTCAAATATTAAAGCAAATAAAAATATTAATTTTAATATTGTAGAAATTGATTCAAAATTAAATTGGCCTAGTGGTTGGACAAATACTGATAAACTTTACGAATATGGATCTCCAATTACATCTCTAGCTATTGAAAGTAATCACAATAAATATGAAGATATTTATGCTTTAAAAAATTTTATTAAAAACTATTTAAAAAGTAAATTTCCTAATTCAAAAGTAAATATAGATTTTTTAGATTCAGAAAAAACATTTTATTTAAAAGATATTACAGAGATAAGTAAAATATATTCAACTCCAATTCTTTCATTATTAACTCTTACAAATTCTGAAAGCCATAATTTTACAGCTGAATCACTCTTTAAAAATGCCTCAAATACATGGAACGATAATGACTATATAAAATTGAAAAGATGGCTTGAAAATAAAGGCCTCCCAGTAACTAATGCTTACTTTGCAGATGCTAGTGGATTGTCTCGAAAAAATAGAATTACAACAAAGTTAGTTGTATTGTTTTTAAATAAAATGAGATATTCTAATAATTTTCAAGCTTATCAATCTACACTTTCAATTACGGGAGTAAGAGGAACATTAGCTAAAAGATTTGTAAATAGTGAATTATCTGGAAAGTTTTTTGGGAAAACTGGGACTCTTTCAAATGTCTTTGCATTATCTGGCTTTTTATATAAAAATGAAAAGCCAATAATTATAAGCATTATCCAAAATTCTAATAAAATTGATAAAGAAAAAGCATTTAAATTATTACGTGATCTTTATTACTTGAAATCTTGTTAA
- a CDS encoding DUF1995 family protein: METNYRLPKDLNESLKNMEDAISPSLLDSNKRFTIEFNFEGLKFNRIGITIYKILAKNNNVFITFADQGAVALAQRDYPDIKDKIFTFKSFNESNNINNIDSVMISILPQPYDFDSFEPMSDNYQGKHYSLNPKFEDANIGIGSVIRERRKNFVKTWKNIYFLQPLNKAALMHIYPNNWLLFKEENKKYFFKKEFEIKPDNESIFINL, encoded by the coding sequence ATGGAAACAAATTACAGACTACCTAAAGATTTAAATGAATCTCTTAAGAATATGGAGGATGCAATTAGTCCAAGTTTATTAGATTCAAATAAAAGATTTACTATAGAATTTAATTTTGAAGGATTGAAATTTAACAGAATTGGAATAACTATTTACAAGATATTAGCTAAAAATAATAATGTATTCATAACATTTGCTGATCAAGGTGCTGTGGCTTTGGCTCAAAGAGACTATCCAGATATCAAAGATAAAATCTTTACTTTTAAATCATTTAATGAATCAAATAATATAAATAATATTGATAGTGTAATGATATCGATACTTCCTCAGCCTTATGATTTTGATTCATTTGAACCTATGTCCGATAATTATCAAGGAAAGCATTATTCATTAAATCCTAAATTTGAAGATGCTAATATTGGTATAGGAAGTGTTATTAGAGAGAGACGTAAAAACTTTGTCAAAACTTGGAAAAATATTTATTTTCTTCAGCCTCTAAATAAAGCTGCTCTTATGCATATTTATCCAAATAACTGGTTGCTTTTCAAAGAAGAAAACAAAAAATATTTTTTTAAAAAAGAATTTGAAATTAAACCCGACAATGAATCTATTTTTATAAATTTATAG
- the coaD gene encoding pantetheine-phosphate adenylyltransferase, giving the protein MKILYPGTFDPLTNGHLDLIERAEKIFGNLVVAVLENTSKTPTFNLERRIIQIKNSLSHLPNIEVISYSGLTVDCANDLKANLILRGLRAMSDFEYELQIAHTNKSLNNDIETIFLSTNTNYSFLSSSLVKEVAKFGGEINHMVPPSVERDLKEYFK; this is encoded by the coding sequence ATGAAAATTCTTTATCCAGGTACATTTGATCCTTTAACAAATGGCCATCTTGATTTAATAGAAAGGGCTGAAAAAATATTTGGCAATCTTGTAGTTGCTGTTTTAGAAAATACTTCTAAAACTCCAACTTTTAATCTTGAAAGAAGAATAATACAAATAAAAAATTCTCTTTCTCATTTACCTAATATTGAAGTTATTTCTTATTCTGGACTAACTGTGGATTGTGCAAATGATCTAAAAGCTAATCTTATTCTTAGAGGCTTAAGAGCAATGAGTGATTTTGAGTATGAACTTCAGATTGCTCATACAAATAAATCTCTTAATAATGATATTGAAACTATATTTTTATCCACAAATACAAATTATAGTTTTCTTAGTAGTTCTTTAGTTAAAGAAGTTGCAAAATTTGGTGGTGAAATTAATCACATGGTACCTCCATCTGTTGAGAGGGATTTAAAAGAATATTTTAAATAA